A stretch of Planctomycetota bacterium DNA encodes these proteins:
- the odhB gene encoding 2-oxoglutarate dehydrogenase complex dihydrolipoyllysine-residue succinyltransferase has product MPIELKVPTVGESITEVMVGQWKKREGDVVRTDEALVEIESDKATVELPAPADGTIARILKGAGEKAVVGEVIGYLEQVGAAPSAPASAATPPTAATFVEVTRKAGRTDIGPVGRVPAPPEAAPRVMPAAQRVLGEAGLPATAATGTGPGGRVTRADAVAAASAPRAPAPVSPPAARPPAAAPQPPAPRGAREERLVLISPIRRRIAERLVEAQQQAALLTTFNEVDMSAVMALRAKFKDSFQERHGAKLGFMSFFVRAVVEALRVVPQVNAELRDPHVVYRDYCDIGIAVGGGKGLVVPVLRNAESLSFAQIEAGIADFARRAGENKLKLEELQGGTFTISNGGVYGSLLSTPIVNPPQSGILGLHAIQDRPVAVAGQVVIRPMMYIALTYDHRLVDGREAVTFLRRVKETVEDPGRLLLEV; this is encoded by the coding sequence ATGCCCATCGAGCTCAAGGTTCCCACGGTCGGCGAGTCAATCACCGAGGTCATGGTCGGCCAATGGAAGAAGCGCGAAGGGGACGTGGTCCGCACCGACGAGGCGCTCGTCGAGATCGAGAGTGACAAGGCGACGGTCGAACTGCCCGCTCCGGCCGACGGCACGATCGCCCGGATCCTCAAGGGAGCCGGTGAGAAGGCCGTCGTCGGCGAGGTGATCGGTTACCTCGAACAAGTCGGTGCCGCGCCCTCCGCACCGGCGTCCGCGGCAACGCCGCCCACGGCGGCGACGTTCGTCGAGGTGACGAGGAAAGCGGGGCGCACCGACATCGGCCCGGTCGGCCGTGTGCCGGCGCCCCCCGAGGCGGCGCCGCGCGTGATGCCCGCGGCACAGCGCGTGCTCGGTGAGGCCGGTCTGCCCGCCACGGCTGCCACCGGCACCGGCCCCGGCGGCCGCGTGACCCGCGCCGATGCCGTCGCTGCCGCTTCTGCACCCCGCGCGCCGGCGCCGGTCTCGCCTCCGGCCGCACGGCCTCCGGCGGCGGCCCCCCAGCCGCCCGCCCCGCGCGGAGCCCGCGAGGAGCGGCTCGTCCTCATCAGCCCGATCCGCCGGCGGATCGCCGAGCGGCTCGTCGAGGCCCAGCAGCAGGCGGCCCTGCTCACGACGTTCAACGAGGTCGACATGAGCGCGGTGATGGCACTCCGCGCGAAGTTCAAGGATTCGTTCCAGGAGCGCCACGGCGCGAAGCTCGGGTTCATGTCGTTCTTCGTCCGGGCCGTCGTCGAGGCGCTCCGCGTTGTGCCACAGGTCAACGCCGAGCTCCGTGATCCCCACGTCGTGTACCGCGACTACTGCGACATCGGCATCGCCGTCGGTGGCGGCAAGGGGCTGGTCGTGCCCGTGCTGCGGAATGCCGAGAGCCTGTCGTTCGCGCAGATCGAGGCGGGGATCGCCGACTTCGCCCGCCGCGCCGGCGAGAACAAGCTCAAGCTCGAGGAGTTGCAGGGGGGGACGTTCACGATCTCCAATGGCGGGGTCTACGGGTCCCTGCTCTCGACCCCGATCGTCAATCCGCCGCAGAGCGGGATCCTCGGGCTCCACGCCATCCAGGACCGTCCGGTGGCGGTCGCCGGGCAGGTGGTCATCCGTCCGATGATGTACATCGCGCTGACCTACGACCACCGCCTCGTCGACGGCCGCGAGGCGGTGACTTTCCTCCGTCGCGTCAAGGAGACCGTCGAGGATCCGGGGCGGCTGCTGCTCGAGGTCTGA
- the lpdA gene encoding dihydrolipoyl dehydrogenase: MRHELVIIGAGPGGYVAAIRAAQLGIATAIVEREPRLGGTCLRVGCIPSKALLESSHRYEEAAHGLSVHGVKVSGVALDLATMLARKDEVVATLAKGVEALLAKHKVTRLRGTGRLAGPGRVEVTGDDNVKTVIDADKILLAVGSRPVVLPGVVVDGQRVGTSTEALAFDTVPAHLVVIGGGYIGLELGSVWRRLGAKVTVLEYADRILTGIDGEIATEALGLFRRQGLEIRLGAKVTSARAVEGGCLVECEGMEPIRCDRVLAATGRRPATDDVGLETVGITPDRRGFIPVDDHFRTSAPGVWAIGDCIPGPMLAHKAEEDGVACVEGIRGGWVHVDYDLVPAVVFTHPEIAAVGKTEEQLVAAGAPYVKGAFPFRANGRARTINDTTGKVKLLADKASGRVLGVHVIGPSAGDIVGEAAAAMAFGATAEDIARVCHAHPTLPEALKEAALAAEGRAIHA, from the coding sequence GTGCGGCACGAGTTGGTGATCATCGGCGCCGGTCCCGGCGGCTATGTGGCGGCGATCCGGGCGGCGCAGCTGGGGATCGCGACGGCGATCGTCGAACGCGAGCCGCGCCTCGGGGGCACCTGCCTGCGGGTCGGTTGCATCCCCTCCAAAGCGCTCCTCGAATCGAGCCACCGCTACGAGGAGGCGGCCCACGGGCTCTCCGTCCACGGCGTGAAGGTCAGCGGTGTCGCGCTCGACTTGGCGACGATGCTCGCCCGCAAGGACGAGGTCGTCGCCACGCTCGCCAAAGGGGTCGAGGCCCTGCTCGCCAAGCACAAGGTCACGCGGCTCCGGGGCACCGGCCGGCTCGCCGGGCCAGGGCGGGTCGAGGTCACCGGCGACGACAACGTGAAGACGGTCATCGACGCCGACAAAATCCTCCTCGCGGTCGGCAGCCGCCCCGTGGTGCTGCCCGGCGTGGTCGTCGACGGCCAGCGCGTCGGCACGAGCACCGAGGCGCTCGCCTTCGACACGGTGCCCGCCCACCTCGTGGTGATCGGAGGCGGCTACATCGGCCTCGAACTGGGGAGCGTGTGGCGCCGTCTCGGGGCGAAGGTCACGGTGCTCGAATACGCCGACCGGATCCTCACCGGGATCGACGGCGAGATCGCCACCGAAGCCCTCGGCCTGTTCCGCCGCCAGGGGCTCGAGATCCGCCTCGGCGCCAAGGTCACCAGCGCCCGGGCGGTCGAAGGCGGCTGCCTGGTCGAATGCGAGGGGATGGAGCCGATCCGCTGCGACCGCGTCCTGGCCGCCACCGGCCGGCGTCCGGCGACCGACGACGTCGGGCTCGAGACGGTCGGAATCACGCCCGACCGGCGCGGGTTCATTCCCGTCGACGACCATTTCCGGACGTCGGCACCGGGCGTGTGGGCGATCGGCGACTGCATCCCGGGGCCGATGCTCGCCCACAAGGCGGAGGAAGACGGCGTCGCCTGCGTCGAGGGGATCCGCGGCGGCTGGGTCCACGTCGACTACGACCTCGTCCCCGCCGTCGTCTTCACCCATCCGGAGATCGCCGCGGTCGGCAAGACCGAGGAGCAACTCGTGGCCGCCGGCGCGCCGTACGTGAAGGGGGCGTTCCCGTTCCGGGCCAACGGCCGGGCGCGGACGATCAACGACACCACCGGGAAGGTCAAGCTCCTCGCCGACAAGGCGTCCGGCCGCGTGCTCGGCGTCCACGTCATCGGTCCGTCGGCCGGCGACATCGTCGGCGAGGCGGCGGCGGCGATGGCGTTCGGGGCGACCGCCGAGGACATCGCCCGCGTCTGCCACGCCCACCCCACGCTGCCGGAAGCGCTCAAGGAGGCGGCGCTGGCGGCGGAGGGGCGGGCGATCCACGCCTGA
- a CDS encoding peptidase M19, whose translation MFVVDAHLDLAMNAMEWNRDLRFPVAAINARERARGLTDKPDRGNAVVALPELRRGGIGLVVATQIARAVAPDNPLPGWHSPEQAWAQTQAQRHWYLVMEEAGEIAMITGRRELDAHIARWQDALARGADTARLPIGCILSLEGADSLITPAWLERAHAYGLRACGPAHYGPGRYAHGTNASAELSAAGRELLAEMDRLGMILDATHLCDAAFWAALDHFHGPVWASHNNCRALVDHNRQFSDDMIRALVERGAVIGGALDAWMMVPGWIRGTSTPEGTGCRLEVLIDHLDHVCQIAGNADHVGIGSDLDGGYGREQCPADVTTIADLARVADLLAARGYPAGDVAKVMHGNWLRFLRTAWPA comes from the coding sequence ATGTTCGTCGTCGATGCCCACCTCGACCTGGCGATGAACGCCATGGAGTGGAACCGCGACCTGCGTTTCCCGGTGGCGGCGATCAATGCCCGGGAGCGCGCCCGCGGCCTCACCGACAAGCCCGACCGGGGCAACGCCGTGGTCGCGCTGCCCGAATTGCGGCGCGGCGGCATCGGCCTGGTCGTGGCGACGCAGATCGCCCGCGCCGTCGCCCCCGACAATCCCCTCCCCGGCTGGCATTCGCCGGAGCAGGCCTGGGCCCAGACGCAGGCCCAGCGCCACTGGTACCTGGTGATGGAGGAGGCGGGGGAGATCGCGATGATCACCGGCCGCCGTGAGCTCGACGCCCACATCGCCCGCTGGCAGGACGCGCTGGCGCGCGGTGCCGATACCGCCCGGTTGCCGATCGGCTGCATCCTCTCGCTCGAGGGGGCCGATTCGCTGATCACGCCGGCGTGGCTCGAACGGGCGCATGCCTACGGTCTCCGCGCCTGCGGTCCGGCCCATTACGGCCCCGGCCGCTACGCCCACGGCACCAACGCCTCGGCCGAGCTCTCCGCCGCGGGCAGGGAGTTGCTCGCCGAGATGGACCGGCTGGGGATGATCCTCGACGCCACCCACCTCTGCGACGCCGCCTTCTGGGCGGCACTCGATCACTTCCACGGGCCGGTGTGGGCGAGCCACAACAATTGCCGGGCGCTGGTCGACCACAACCGGCAGTTCTCCGACGACATGATCCGCGCGCTGGTGGAGCGCGGCGCCGTGATCGGCGGGGCGCTCGACGCCTGGATGATGGTCCCGGGGTGGATCCGGGGCACGTCGACGCCGGAAGGGACCGGCTGCCGCCTCGAGGTGCTCATCGACCACCTCGACCACGTCTGCCAGATCGCCGGCAACGCCGACCACGTCGGCATCGGCTCCGACCTCGACGGCGGCTACGGCCGCGAGCAGTGCCCGGCCGACGTGACGACGATCGCCGACCTGGCGCGGGTCGCCGACCTGCTCGCGGCCCGGGGCTATCCCGCCGGCGACGTCGCGAAGGTCATGCACGGCAACTGGCTGCGGTTCCTCCGCACGGCCTGGCCGGCATGA
- a CDS encoding gluconate transporter: MPAQLLTVAAAIVALVALVTAWRVPPFLAFLVVSIGALIGLGYPADVAEPSIAGTLQKGMGAVFGQLAVTLVAGAMLGRLVVASGAAQRIAGVLCTAAGPGRVGWAMAATGFVVGIPLFYGVAFMLLLPIIRAVAARGRLPLIGVALPACAAMSVAHGLLPPHPAPTALVPLFKADMGRTLLLGTIVSLPAIVVGGPLFVRCLRGLRAAPPDTSAAPPATDDALPGTVVSFLTALLPVYLLGGASLLAWRPPSDPIVARFLALASAPDLVMLVALAIAAVTLGIARGTSLPDVMGIYGTAIADVAPTLLVIAGSGAFRQVLVDTRVDAALADALRGLPLDPLLLAWGVTAVLRVCIGSATVAGLTAAGILAPLLADAGTDPDLAVLAVGAGTLFCSHVNDVAFWMFRDAFGTSLADTARSWTAMESIVSVVALATVVVLDRVL; this comes from the coding sequence ATGCCGGCCCAGCTCCTCACCGTCGCCGCGGCGATCGTCGCCTTGGTGGCGCTGGTCACGGCATGGCGCGTGCCGCCGTTCCTCGCCTTCCTCGTGGTCTCGATCGGGGCCCTGATCGGCCTCGGCTACCCAGCCGACGTCGCCGAACCGTCGATCGCCGGCACGCTCCAGAAGGGGATGGGGGCGGTGTTCGGCCAACTGGCCGTGACCCTCGTCGCCGGTGCGATGCTCGGCCGGCTCGTCGTCGCCAGCGGCGCCGCGCAGCGGATCGCGGGGGTGCTATGCACGGCCGCCGGCCCCGGCCGCGTCGGCTGGGCGATGGCGGCGACGGGGTTCGTCGTCGGAATCCCGCTGTTTTACGGCGTCGCCTTCATGCTCCTCCTCCCGATCATCCGCGCCGTCGCGGCGCGCGGCCGGCTGCCGCTGATCGGCGTCGCCCTGCCGGCCTGCGCGGCGATGAGCGTGGCCCACGGGCTCCTCCCGCCCCATCCGGCGCCGACGGCGCTGGTGCCGCTGTTCAAGGCCGACATGGGGCGGACGTTGCTCCTCGGCACGATCGTCTCGCTGCCGGCGATCGTCGTCGGCGGGCCGCTGTTCGTCCGCTGCCTGCGCGGTCTGCGTGCGGCTCCCCCCGACACGTCGGCCGCCCCACCCGCCACCGACGACGCCCTGCCGGGGACGGTGGTCAGCTTCCTCACGGCCTTGCTGCCGGTCTACCTGCTCGGCGGCGCCTCGCTGCTGGCCTGGCGGCCGCCGTCCGACCCGATCGTCGCCCGGTTCTTGGCCCTCGCCTCGGCGCCCGATCTGGTGATGCTGGTGGCGCTGGCGATCGCCGCAGTGACCCTGGGCATCGCCCGGGGCACGAGCCTCCCGGACGTGATGGGGATCTACGGCACGGCGATCGCCGACGTGGCACCGACGCTGCTGGTGATCGCCGGGTCGGGGGCGTTCCGGCAGGTGCTCGTCGACACGCGTGTCGACGCGGCGCTGGCCGACGCGCTCCGCGGCCTGCCGCTCGATCCGCTCCTCCTCGCCTGGGGCGTGACGGCGGTGCTGCGGGTGTGCATCGGTTCGGCGACGGTGGCGGGGCTGACGGCGGCCGGGATCCTCGCGCCGCTGCTGGCCGACGCCGGTACCGATCCCGACCTGGCGGTCCTCGCCGTCGGCGCGGGGACGCTGTTCTGCTCCCACGTCAACGACGTGGCGTTCTGGATGTTCCGCGACGCGTTCGGCACCTCCCTCGCCGACACGGCGCGGAGCTGGACGGCGATGGAATCGATCGTCTCGGTAGTCGCGCTGGCGACCGTGGTCGTCCTCGACCGGGTCCTGTAG
- a CDS encoding RidA family protein: protein MQGAPRDAGGNRQHGHLPGRVPRGSAEKKPTPPRGCHSRRRGRRATTRRSILVAPVGRAGDFGSNAMEMATGNGATAAFARLSLVLPPPPKPKGVYKPLVIVERTVLVSGHGPLLPDGTLLRGRVGRDLDEVAGKEAARQVGLAILATLVAGLGSLDRIGRVVKVLGMVNATPDFTRHPAVINGCSELFAAVWGPDHGIGVRSAVGMACLPDDIPVEIEAAFELA from the coding sequence ATGCAAGGAGCCCCGCGCGACGCCGGTGGAAACCGACAGCATGGCCACCTCCCCGGCCGGGTCCCGAGGGGGTCGGCCGAGAAGAAGCCTACGCCGCCACGCGGCTGCCATTCAAGGCGGCGGGGCCGGCGCGCGACCACGCGGCGGAGTATCCTGGTGGCCCCTGTCGGCCGGGCCGGGGATTTCGGGAGCAACGCGATGGAAATGGCAACGGGTAACGGCGCGACTGCGGCCTTCGCGCGACTCTCGCTCGTGCTCCCGCCGCCACCCAAGCCCAAGGGGGTCTACAAGCCGCTGGTGATCGTCGAGCGGACGGTGCTCGTCTCGGGCCACGGCCCGCTCCTTCCCGACGGCACGCTCCTCCGCGGGCGTGTCGGCCGCGACCTCGACGAGGTCGCCGGGAAAGAGGCGGCCCGGCAGGTCGGCCTGGCGATCCTCGCCACGCTCGTCGCCGGCCTCGGCAGCCTCGACCGCATCGGCCGGGTGGTGAAGGTGCTGGGGATGGTCAACGCCACGCCCGACTTCACCCGGCACCCGGCGGTGATCAACGGCTGCAGCGAGCTGTTCGCGGCGGTGTGGGGACCGGATCACGGGATCGGCGTCCGCAGCGCCGTCGGCATGGCCTGCCTCCCCGACGACATTCCGGTCGAGATCGAGGCGGCGTTCGAATTGGCGTGA
- a CDS encoding DUF1501 domain-containing protein has protein sequence MLSVSTGVARGSLHGLPRRSFVQLGVAGMAAAGLPRVLEARAAGRAAGLPAKDTACILLWLDGGPGHLDLYDLKPAAPAEYRGIWRPIRTVVPGIEITELFPRQARVADRFSLIRSLHHDNGDHFTAAHYLLTGRGGPNGSNTAGRNPSVAAIAARQCGPRQPGIPAYVAVPHASSVGLRPGYFGGSYLGAQWNPFETDGDPNAAAFQVRNLVPPESLSLGRLGDRAGLRHALDGLRRRFDTGGTGLALDRFQTQALDLVSSPAARRAFDIGLEPAAVRDRYGRTSFGQSTLLARRLVEAGCTFVTVHSGGWDHHWDLEAGMKSRLPEVDAAVAALLDDLAERGQLERVMVVLCGEFSRTPKMNDGGNGGPPLSKGTPGRDHWGHAMFALVAGGGIQGGRVVGSTDARGERPRERPVTPFDLHATIYKVLGADPQAHFLDHTGRPVPAIDAGEPISELF, from the coding sequence ATGCTGTCGGTTTCCACCGGCGTCGCGCGGGGCTCCTTGCATGGCCTGCCACGGCGCAGTTTCGTGCAGCTCGGCGTCGCCGGGATGGCGGCTGCCGGTCTGCCGCGGGTGCTCGAGGCACGGGCAGCGGGGCGCGCGGCCGGTCTCCCGGCCAAGGACACCGCCTGCATCCTGCTGTGGCTCGACGGCGGTCCGGGCCACCTCGATCTCTACGACCTCAAGCCCGCGGCACCGGCGGAGTACCGGGGGATCTGGCGGCCGATCCGCACGGTCGTCCCCGGGATCGAGATCACGGAGCTGTTTCCGCGCCAGGCGCGGGTCGCCGACCGGTTCTCGTTGATCCGGTCGCTCCACCACGACAACGGCGACCACTTCACTGCCGCCCACTACCTGCTCACCGGCCGCGGCGGTCCCAACGGCAGCAACACCGCCGGCCGCAATCCCTCGGTGGCGGCGATCGCCGCGCGGCAGTGCGGCCCGCGCCAGCCGGGGATCCCGGCCTACGTCGCGGTGCCCCATGCCTCGAGCGTCGGGCTCCGTCCCGGTTACTTCGGCGGCAGCTACCTGGGCGCCCAGTGGAACCCGTTCGAGACCGACGGCGATCCCAACGCCGCCGCCTTCCAGGTCCGCAACCTCGTGCCCCCCGAGAGCCTGTCGCTCGGCCGGCTCGGTGACCGTGCCGGCCTGCGCCACGCGCTCGACGGCCTGCGGCGGCGCTTCGACACCGGTGGCACGGGACTGGCGCTCGACCGCTTCCAGACGCAGGCCCTCGACCTCGTCTCGAGCCCGGCGGCGCGGCGCGCCTTCGACATCGGGCTGGAGCCCGCCGCCGTCCGCGACCGTTACGGGAGGACGAGCTTCGGGCAGAGCACGCTGCTCGCCCGCCGGCTGGTCGAGGCCGGCTGCACGTTCGTGACCGTCCACTCCGGCGGTTGGGACCACCACTGGGATCTCGAGGCGGGGATGAAGAGCCGGCTCCCCGAGGTCGATGCCGCGGTGGCGGCGTTGCTCGACGACCTCGCCGAGCGCGGCCAGCTCGAGCGCGTGATGGTCGTGCTGTGTGGCGAGTTCAGCCGGACGCCGAAGATGAACGACGGTGGCAACGGCGGCCCGCCCCTCTCCAAGGGCACGCCGGGGCGCGACCACTGGGGCCACGCGATGTTCGCGCTGGTCGCCGGCGGCGGCATCCAGGGGGGGCGCGTGGTGGGGAGCACCGACGCCCGCGGTGAACGCCCGCGCGAGCGGCCGGTGACGCCGTTCGACCTGCATGCCACGATCTACAAGGTGCTCGGGGCCGATCCCCAGGCGCACTTTCTCGATCACACCGGCCGACCGGTGCCCGCCATCGACGCCGGCGAGCCGATCTCCGAACTGTTCTGA
- a CDS encoding SDR family oxidoreductase, which produces MTDGLFDLSGRVAVVSGAAQGLGRATALALAAHGADVVLVDRNLPGAETTAAEIGRLGRRTLALATDVADPTAIAGLFTRVDEVFGRVDFLGNIAGDGHLASPEDLAIADLRRVLENLVVGRFAMCQEAGRRMLARGQGSIMNIGSLASSTALGRGHAAYSMAMGAVVQMTRELSTEWSHRGVRVNCVAPAQVVNPSLGARMTADPGLEGRFLHGIPAGRLGQPRDIMGIAVLLASDASAWITGAVIPLDGGNLAMNAGGTPGHERQPVQPFRAER; this is translated from the coding sequence GTGACTGACGGCCTGTTCGATCTCTCCGGCCGGGTGGCGGTCGTCTCCGGGGCGGCGCAGGGACTCGGCCGGGCGACCGCGCTGGCGCTGGCCGCCCACGGCGCCGACGTCGTCCTCGTCGACCGCAACCTCCCGGGCGCCGAGACGACGGCTGCCGAGATCGGCCGGCTCGGCCGACGGACGCTGGCGCTGGCGACCGACGTCGCCGATCCGACGGCGATCGCCGGACTGTTCACCCGCGTGGACGAGGTGTTCGGGCGCGTCGATTTCCTCGGCAACATCGCCGGCGACGGCCACCTCGCCTCCCCTGAAGACCTGGCGATCGCCGACCTGCGGCGGGTGCTCGAGAATCTCGTCGTCGGCCGGTTCGCGATGTGCCAGGAGGCGGGGCGGCGGATGCTCGCCCGTGGCCAGGGCTCGATCATGAACATCGGCTCGCTCGCCTCGTCGACGGCGCTGGGGCGCGGTCACGCCGCCTACTCGATGGCGATGGGGGCGGTGGTGCAGATGACCCGCGAGCTGAGCACGGAATGGTCGCACCGCGGGGTGCGCGTCAATTGCGTCGCCCCGGCGCAGGTCGTCAACCCGAGCCTCGGGGCGCGGATGACCGCCGACCCCGGCCTCGAGGGGCGGTTCCTCCACGGCATTCCCGCCGGCCGCCTCGGCCAGCCCCGCGACATCATGGGGATCGCAGTCCTGCTCGCCTCCGATGCCTCGGCCTGGATCACCGGCGCCGTGATCCCGCTCGACGGCGGCAACCTCGCGATGAACGCCGGCGGCACACCGGGACACGAGCGGCAACCGGTCCAGCCGTTTCGCGCGGAGCGCTGA
- a CDS encoding MFS transporter, which translates to MAADLERATFRTVAWRIVPFVCLLYVLNILDRANVGFARLAMQDDLGLSKEAFDLGYGMFYVGYLLFEVPSNFLLRRYGARRWIARIMISWGLVSAATMLARDTTTFYALRILLGIAEAGFFPGIILYLGDWFPDRQRAKMTAFFMLAIGLSNVVGNPLSGWIMDTFDGVAGLHGWQWLFLLEGLPTALVGVAVLWWLDDGPNTARWLPAEQRDCLLGCLAREDAARRRRHGAGHWEAMLQPRVWWLIALYFTVAVGTNAGGAYFPTLVKERHAGASNLTIGLLTALPHLCAVVAMSLVGISSDRSGERRFHLAGAALVGAAGWALAAVAPTPALALVGLCLAQAGMMSMLPVFWTIPGTFLSGAAAAGGIALINSVANIGGFFGATILGTFGIPAVAALLVGGALLAALTRLEPTPASDHEEEPRD; encoded by the coding sequence ATGGCCGCTGACCTCGAGCGCGCCACGTTCCGCACCGTCGCCTGGCGGATCGTGCCCTTCGTCTGCCTGTTGTACGTGCTCAACATCCTCGACCGGGCCAACGTCGGCTTCGCGCGGCTGGCGATGCAGGACGACCTCGGGCTGTCGAAGGAGGCGTTCGACCTCGGCTACGGGATGTTCTACGTCGGCTACCTGCTGTTCGAGGTGCCGAGCAATTTCCTCCTCCGCCGCTACGGTGCCAGGCGCTGGATCGCCCGGATCATGATCAGCTGGGGGCTGGTCTCGGCGGCCACGATGCTGGCCCGCGACACGACCACCTTCTACGCGCTGCGGATCCTCCTCGGGATCGCCGAGGCGGGGTTCTTTCCCGGGATCATCCTCTACCTCGGCGACTGGTTCCCCGACCGGCAGCGGGCGAAGATGACGGCGTTCTTCATGCTCGCGATCGGCCTCTCGAACGTCGTCGGCAATCCGCTCTCGGGCTGGATCATGGACACCTTCGACGGCGTCGCCGGGCTCCACGGCTGGCAGTGGCTGTTCCTCCTCGAGGGGCTGCCGACGGCGCTGGTCGGCGTGGCGGTGCTGTGGTGGCTCGACGACGGGCCGAACACGGCCCGCTGGCTCCCTGCCGAGCAGCGCGACTGTCTGCTCGGCTGCCTGGCGCGCGAGGACGCCGCCCGGCGCCGCCGCCATGGCGCCGGCCACTGGGAGGCGATGCTCCAGCCGCGGGTGTGGTGGCTGATCGCGCTGTATTTCACCGTCGCCGTCGGCACCAACGCCGGCGGCGCCTATTTCCCGACCCTCGTCAAGGAGCGTCACGCCGGCGCATCGAACCTCACGATCGGCCTGCTGACGGCGCTGCCGCACCTCTGCGCCGTGGTCGCGATGTCGCTGGTCGGGATCAGCTCCGACCGCTCCGGCGAACGGCGTTTCCACCTCGCCGGCGCGGCCCTCGTGGGAGCCGCCGGCTGGGCGCTCGCCGCCGTGGCGCCGACACCGGCACTCGCGCTGGTCGGCCTGTGCCTGGCCCAGGCGGGGATGATGAGCATGCTGCCGGTGTTCTGGACGATCCCCGGCACGTTCCTCTCCGGAGCCGCGGCCGCCGGCGGGATCGCGCTGATCAACTCGGTCGCCAACATCGGCGGGTTCTTCGGGGCGACGATCCTCGGCACCTTCGGCATCCCCGCCGTCGCGGCGCTGCTCGTCGGCGGTGCGCTCCTCGCCGCGCTGACGCGACTCGAACCGACCCCTGCCAGCGATCACGAGGAGGAACCGCGTGACTGA
- a CDS encoding C-terminal binding protein, with protein MATVAITDATFPALDVEEEILAAAGARVVRGTDPSPAGLAALVATADAVITQFARVDAGVIGAMERARVIVRYGIGVDNVDLDAARARGIPVCNVPDYCIDEVADHTLAFILAATRQVVPNTLTIRDGRWGLATDLALMKTLRDQTVGLLGFGRIGREVAARLAPFKCRRLVCDAFVPPDSIRAAGCEPVALPELLAGSSILSLHCPSTPATRRIIDTAALARLPAGAILVNLARGDLVDTAALVAALESGRLAAAAIDVCDPEPIPADSPLRRLPNVTVAAHVASASPTAVRTLRETAARSAAAALRGELPPSVVNGVTRPVG; from the coding sequence ATGGCCACCGTCGCGATCACCGACGCCACGTTTCCCGCGCTCGATGTCGAGGAGGAGATCCTCGCCGCTGCCGGAGCGCGGGTCGTCCGCGGCACCGACCCGAGCCCCGCGGGACTGGCGGCGCTGGTCGCCACCGCCGACGCCGTGATCACGCAATTCGCCCGCGTCGATGCCGGCGTGATCGGTGCGATGGAGAGAGCGCGGGTGATCGTCCGCTACGGGATCGGCGTCGACAACGTCGACCTCGACGCCGCCCGGGCGCGCGGGATCCCCGTCTGCAACGTCCCCGACTACTGCATCGACGAGGTCGCCGACCACACGCTGGCGTTCATCCTCGCCGCCACCCGCCAGGTGGTGCCCAACACGCTCACGATCCGCGACGGTCGCTGGGGCCTGGCCACCGACCTCGCCCTGATGAAGACGCTCCGCGACCAGACCGTCGGCCTCCTCGGCTTCGGGCGGATCGGCCGCGAAGTCGCCGCCCGCCTCGCGCCGTTCAAGTGCCGGCGGCTGGTGTGCGACGCGTTCGTGCCCCCCGATTCGATCCGGGCCGCCGGGTGCGAGCCGGTGGCACTTCCCGAGCTCCTCGCCGGATCGAGCATCCTCTCACTCCACTGCCCGTCGACGCCGGCGACTCGGCGGATCATCGACACCGCGGCGCTGGCGCGGCTGCCCGCCGGCGCGATCCTCGTCAACCTCGCCCGCGGCGATCTGGTCGACACCGCAGCCCTCGTCGCGGCACTCGAGTCGGGGCGGCTCGCGGCGGCGGCGATCGACGTCTGCGATCCCGAACCGATCCCCGCCGACAGCCCGCTGCGCCGGCTTCCAAACGTGACCGTGGCCGCGCACGTCGCGTCGGCGAGTCCGACGGCGGTGCGGACGCTGCGCGAGACGGCGGCGCGAAGTGCGGCCGCGGCACTCCGCGGCGAACTGCCGCCGAGCGTGGTCAATGGCGTGACCCGGCCGGTCGGCTGA
- a CDS encoding DUF433 domain-containing protein has protein sequence MNWQDRIRFDPGILGGKPVIKGTRLAVEKIVELMATGWSEQQIIGNYPGLTHDDISACLFYATEILKSERVVALASPE, from the coding sequence ATGAACTGGCAGGACCGCATCAGGTTTGACCCGGGCATTCTCGGTGGAAAGCCGGTCATCAAAGGCACAAGACTAGCCGTTGAGAAGATCGTCGAACTCATGGCTACCGGTTGGTCTGAGCAGCAGATCATCGGGAACTACCCCGGCCTGACACATGACGACATTTCTGCGTGCCTCTTCTACGCGACCGAGATCCTGAAGTCGGAGCGCGTTGTGGCTCTTGCCTCCCCTGAATGA